The nucleotide sequence CCACGCTACATTTTCGCTAATCTCATAGGTAGGCACCCCGCGACCGTCTAACTGTACTTTTACAGTACCTGTGGGGAAATCAGTCTTCTCAATGATGTAGTTGAGTTCTTTTTCTTCTAAACTTTTTAGTATTTCCTTACCGAGTAGATCGCCTCCAATGGCACTCACAGCATAGCCGTTGAAGCCAAATTGCGACACGTGGTAAGCGAAATTAGCGGGCGCACCGCCTAATACTTTTCTTTCAGGGAAGACATCCCAAAGGATTTCTCCCAATCCTACTACTGTATTTTTCATCGTATTATATGTTATCCTCTCCTCTGTCTTCCCCTTGGGGGAAGGAGGCGAGAGTGTTGTTGTTAATTCTTTTTCAGCGTACAAAGTTATAAATTCTTTTTGAGATTTCCTACTACTAATAATAAATACTATCAGTCGTCAGATCTTTCTGACTAATCCAACTTATACAATTTGTAGGGCTCTCTAACGACTAACTATTAGCATTTGCTTTGAGTCGGGTGCTCATTAGCAATAGGTATAATACTCCTATGCTGAGGACAATAAGGGCTCCTATCTGTGAACCGTTCATCGCATCGGAGGCTAAGCCCATTGCAAAAGGGAAGACAGTACCGCCAAAGAGTCCCATAATCATCAAACCTGACACTTCGTTTTTCTTAGTAGGGTTCTGCAAGAGGGCTTGCGAGAAGATGATTGAGAATACATTGGAATTGCCAAAACCTACCAAAGCAATAGCAGTGTAGAGCATTGTCTTATCACTGAAAAAGAACAGTATCGCCATTGAGGCTACCATACAAAGCACACTAAGGGTAAAGAAATTCTTAGGTGATACTTTGGTGAGAATATAAGCTCCTGACAAACATCCTATGGTACGGAACAAGAAATACCAGCTGGTAGCAAAAGAGGCTTGGGTAGTGGTAAGCCCTAAACGTTCCATAAAGATTGTAGGTGCTGAGGCATTAACTCCTACGTCTATCCCTACGTGGCACATAATGCCAATAAAACACAAGAGCACATAAGGGTTAGCAAGCAGTGCAAAACACTCGGCAAAGGTGGCGTTTTTACTGTCGTTTTTCTCTTCTTCAATATGGGTAGCTCCAAGCCACAAGAGGGATACTACCGAAATAGCTACAAAGAGCAGGAAGAAAAGTCGCCAATCATTAAATTTATCAAAGCAGAAACTCATTAGCAAGGGGGCAGAAAACGAGGCTATTGCCTTGATAAACTGACCAAAAGTGAGTGAACTCGCGAGTTTGTCGCCTTTTACTATGGCTGACATTAGAGGGTTTAGCGATACTTGCATCAGTGTGTTACCAATACCAAGCAAGGAGAAAGCTACCAGCATAGTGGTATAGTTGTAGCTGATAAAAGGCACTACCATTGCTAAGATGGTAATCACTAAGCTGAGGAGTACGGTTTTACGACGACCTATTTTGCTCATCAGTACGCCTGTGGGCACTGAGAAAAGCAGAAACCAAAAGAATACCATTGCAGGGAGCGCTTTGGCGGTGGTTTCGGTCAAGCTAAAATCGTCTTTTACAAAGTTAGAGGCGGCGCCTACAAGGTCTACGAAGCCCATACAGAAGAATGATAGAAGTACGGGCAATAAATATTTTAGATAGTTATTATTCTGTTGCATACTATGAATATATTATTAGTCTCACGCACTCCCCTCTCCTTGTGAGAGGGGCAGAGGGAGAGGATTATTATTTCAATTTATAGACAGTTACATTGTTAAGAGTGAGGGTACCTTTGCTGGTATTGAAGCGGAGGGTATTGTACACTTCGCTAGGAAATACCGCATTGGTTTGTACTACTTCGCCGTTGTTCACAAAGAGTTCGGTAGAAGATTTGTCTACCAATAAGCGTACGGTATAGCTTTTCTTAGCTACCATTGGTGCTTTGATAAGCGTTTCGGCGAAGTTGGCATTGAAGGCTACACTGCTCTTACTGCGGTCTACCGATAGAGTTTTATTAGCGCCATCAAATAGGTATTTGATAGTTTCACCTTTGGCGTTCTCAAGGGCAAAGCTAAAGCTATCGGTTTCGTTAGGGGTTACCGTGAAAGTGAGTTCATAAGCGCCTTGATTATTGGGCAAGAAGTTTTCGAACGTTATAGCATCAGAGGTGTTGGTACGTGTTTTATCACCTAAAAGCACTGCTTCACGACGCAAGCTCTCCAACTCTTTTACGGGCTCACTGGCTACTACCAAGTGCTCGCCATTATGCACCAAACGCAAAACGCGGGCAACGGTCATCGCGCTACGGAAATTTTGAGTAGGGGTTTCATTGGCGTAATCCCAGTTGCTCATCCAGCCTATGAAGAGACGGCGACCATCGGTAGCGGGGACATTACTCCACGTTACACCTGCATAATTATCACGTCCGTAGTCTAACCAAAGCGGATAGCTCATAGTATCGGGGGTGAAGGTTTTGCCATCGAAATTACCGATAAAGTACTGAGTAGCACTTCCGCCGTTAGGTCCTCCTGGGTTGATACTCACGAAGAGCACCCATTTGGTTTTTCCTTCATAAGTAAGCGGGAAGAGATCAGGGCATTCCCACACACCGCCGTGTCCGCCTAAGCCTTCGCCAAACTCACTGAGGCGTGTCCATTCTTTGAGGTTCTTAGAACCATAGAAGGTAATGGTTTGGGTAGTGGCAAGGCTCATCACCCATTGTTTAGAGGGTGCGTGCCAGAATACTTTCGGGTCGCGGAAGTCGATGATATTGGCATCAGTGAGTACGGGGTTTCCTTCGTATTTGGTGAAGGTTTTTCCGCCATCGAGGCTATAAGCAATAGATTGGGTTTGGCGTTCGCCTGCTGAGGTGAAAATAGCCACCATAGCTCCTTTGCCAAAGCCGGCTGTGTTCTCGTGGTCAATCACAGCACTGCCTGAGAAAATCGCTCCTAACTTATCGGGGACTAATACATAAGGCTTGTATTCCCAATTCACCAAGTCTTTGGAAACGGTGTGCCCCCAGTGCATATTGCCCCAGCGCGCTCCGTAAGGGTTGTATTGATAGAAGAGGTGGAATACTCCGTCGAGGTATACCATTCCGTTAGGGTCGTTCATCCAGCCATATTGAGGGGTGAAGTGGTATAGCGGACGGTATTTTTCGTTGTAGTTGAAGTTATATTCAGCCGACTGTTTGATTTCGGCTAATCCCATATCGGTAGTTTTGGCTACTGCGAAAGTAAGGGTTACTTTCTTGCCTTTGTACGCCTCGATAGCGATAGGCATCCAGTAGTCTATTTTGTTTTGGGCGATGCGTATCGTCATTGGCTCGCCTACAAGAGTCCCGTCTACCGAGAGTTGAACTTTGTTTTCAACTGCTTGGTCTTCGATAGGGATGAGCAGGTACTTGTCTTTGGCTTCAAAGGTACGGGTGTAATCAGTCATAAAAACGCTTTTTTGTTTGTTGCCTTGTTCGATTTGGTCGATGAGGATATGCCCCCATCCGCCACGTTGGTTATCGACAATGCGGATAGTAGCTTTCTTGTTTTTATAGGGTTTTACGTCCCAAGTGAGCCATTGTAGGGTTTCGGTCTCGAATAGAGAGCGCGTTTGTAGCACACTTTTCCCCTCGACTAAAAGCTCGATATAGGTATCAGGGTGCGTACCTCCTCCTATGAGGAAGTTGATGTAATCACGCTTGATAGTAAACTCTTTTGACGTAAGCGTTCCTCGAGAGTCGTCGCCGTTGTTGAAGCTGTTGGCGAGGAATTTGCCTTCAAAGTCTATTACGGGCTGCTGACCGGTATAGCTACCGGTGGCGGGAGTCGCGCCAAAGGCGTCGCCTTCTACCGTCCAATTGGCATAAGTGCCCGACTCGAAGTCCTCGATAATGAGGTTATCGGTGTTTTGCTGGCAGGCAGTGAGCGTTAAGACTCCTAATCCTGCTATTAGTTTGTTATTCATATACTTTTTTATATCTCTTTTAATCAAAAGATGGTACAAATATACATTATTTTTATTTGAATTAGCAAATAAGTAAACTAATTCCTCATCTTCATTCCCTCTCACTAAGGAGAGGGAGGAAGCTGAGACTTATAAAGTAATGAAAGTATCTGTTTTTGAGGTAAAAGATAAGATGTTTATACCCGTCCTTCGCCTTAGGTTCGCTTTAGCTTTGCCTTAGACTCATCTTTTGTTCGTCTTTCCTTCGTCTTTTGTTCGTCTTTCCTTCGTCTTTCCTTCGTCCTTTGTTCGTCTTTCCTTCATCTTAGGTTCACTCTTCCTCTTTTTACCTTTTATCTTTTACCTTTTACCTAAAAAGTAAAGTTTGCTGTTCCGTTAGCAAAGATACCCCAAGGGTTTTGGTTCATCTTATAGCAACGGATAGAAAGGGCTACTACATCGTTCACATAGATTGCGGCTGCCGAGCCTTCTTGCACTATTTTCACGGTGTATTCCTTGTTGGCGTTCACGGGAAGTTTTATGCTATTAATGGTAGCAGTGCCTCCGTCTCTAATCACACGGTTGAGTTGTAACTCTCCTTTGTTGAGATTAATCGTTACGCGGTAGGTTTCATAAAGGTTACCACAAGCGCCAAACATCACCCCAAACTCTGTGGCGGTATTGGCTTTGATTTTGGCAACTATTTTGTTGAACCCAGTGCCAAGGCGGTCGAACACACGAGTATTATTATCTAACGAAATGCTACCCAAAGAAGCAGATACCGCTTGTTTGCTATCGAACGCGGTAGGCATTTTTACGTTGAGGGTACCATCGCTGTTTTGAGTGAGCTCGTGAACAGCCAAAGAACCTCCCCAGTGATAAGCGGAATTATCTTCGTAGTTGATACGCGAAGGATTCCACCCCCATATATAGCGGTGAGTGCCGTCGGTAGCGGTTTTTCCAGCATAGAACACACGGTCATCTAAGTCTTGTTGTGCAGGGGTAATCCAATTCTTGTCACCTACACGACGGTATCTGTATTGCACACGGCGCACGCTTTCTTCGATGTTAGAGAATATTAAATACTGATAGTTTCCTTGTGTAAACACATCGGGACACTCTACCATAAAAGCACTAGGGTCAGTATAGAAGAAGGGAGTGTTCGGGTCTTTTGTCCAGTTCTTAAGGTCGGTAGAAGTGAATTGTGCTACGACACCTTTCCATACACCGCTTCCTATATCGGCACGGGTGCTGACGAGCATCTTATAGGCATTTCCTTCTTTAAATACAATAGGGTCGCGGAACTCATTGGCATCGTACTTATCAGGAGCACGGAAGGAGTGTTGTGTATCCTTTGTCCACGTTTTCAAATCGGTAGAGGTAGCCCAATAGATGATTTCTTTGGGGTCTAAATCGCCGTTGTGCCCCGTATAAAAGGCGTAATAGGTATTGCCATCTTTGAATACTGAACCTGTACCGAGGGCATCTTCGTGCGAACCGTCGGCACCACAAGCAATTGCTTCACCATTATCAGTATAATTAACCAAATCAGTAGTGGTAGCACTATACCAAGGGTGGAAGGTTGCAGGTGCTGGACGTTGGTCGTAGAGATAGAAGATATGGAACTTACCGTTGTCATAGAACGGCATAGGGTCTCCTACCCAAGCGTTCTTGGGCTGGAAGAAATGCTTATAAGTACGACCATAATCTTGTACGGCATAACAAGTAGAAGCATCGGGAGCCGCATTAGGGTCGTTACTACAATATTCTTTTTTTTCACAAGCTATTAAAGCGGTAGCACAAAGTGCCAATGTAAGTGTCTTT is from Capnocytophaga ochracea DSM 7271 and encodes:
- a CDS encoding glycoside hydrolase family 32 protein is translated as MKKTLTLALCATALIACEKKEYCSNDPNAAPDASTCYAVQDYGRTYKHFFQPKNAWVGDPMPFYDNGKFHIFYLYDQRPAPATFHPWYSATTTDLVNYTDNGEAIACGADGSHEDALGTGSVFKDGNTYYAFYTGHNGDLDPKEIIYWATSTDLKTWTKDTQHSFRAPDKYDANEFRDPIVFKEGNAYKMLVSTRADIGSGVWKGVVAQFTSTDLKNWTKDPNTPFFYTDPSAFMVECPDVFTQGNYQYLIFSNIEESVRRVQYRYRRVGDKNWITPAQQDLDDRVFYAGKTATDGTHRYIWGWNPSRINYEDNSAYHWGGSLAVHELTQNSDGTLNVKMPTAFDSKQAVSASLGSISLDNNTRVFDRLGTGFNKIVAKIKANTATEFGVMFGACGNLYETYRVTINLNKGELQLNRVIRDGGTATINSIKLPVNANKEYTVKIVQEGSAAAIYVNDVVALSIRCYKMNQNPWGIFANGTANFTF
- a CDS encoding GH32 C-terminal domain-containing protein yields the protein MNNKLIAGLGVLTLTACQQNTDNLIIEDFESGTYANWTVEGDAFGATPATGSYTGQQPVIDFEGKFLANSFNNGDDSRGTLTSKEFTIKRDYINFLIGGGTHPDTYIELLVEGKSVLQTRSLFETETLQWLTWDVKPYKNKKATIRIVDNQRGGWGHILIDQIEQGNKQKSVFMTDYTRTFEAKDKYLLIPIEDQAVENKVQLSVDGTLVGEPMTIRIAQNKIDYWMPIAIEAYKGKKVTLTFAVAKTTDMGLAEIKQSAEYNFNYNEKYRPLYHFTPQYGWMNDPNGMVYLDGVFHLFYQYNPYGARWGNMHWGHTVSKDLVNWEYKPYVLVPDKLGAIFSGSAVIDHENTAGFGKGAMVAIFTSAGERQTQSIAYSLDGGKTFTKYEGNPVLTDANIIDFRDPKVFWHAPSKQWVMSLATTQTITFYGSKNLKEWTRLSEFGEGLGGHGGVWECPDLFPLTYEGKTKWVLFVSINPGGPNGGSATQYFIGNFDGKTFTPDTMSYPLWLDYGRDNYAGVTWSNVPATDGRRLFIGWMSNWDYANETPTQNFRSAMTVARVLRLVHNGEHLVVASEPVKELESLRREAVLLGDKTRTNTSDAITFENFLPNNQGAYELTFTVTPNETDSFSFALENAKGETIKYLFDGANKTLSVDRSKSSVAFNANFAETLIKAPMVAKKSYTVRLLVDKSSTELFVNNGEVVQTNAVFPSEVYNTLRFNTSKGTLTLNNVTVYKLK
- a CDS encoding MFS transporter, which codes for MQQNNNYLKYLLPVLLSFFCMGFVDLVGAASNFVKDDFSLTETTAKALPAMVFFWFLLFSVPTGVLMSKIGRRKTVLLSLVITILAMVVPFISYNYTTMLVAFSLLGIGNTLMQVSLNPLMSAIVKGDKLASSLTFGQFIKAIASFSAPLLMSFCFDKFNDWRLFFLLFVAISVVSLLWLGATHIEEEKNDSKNATFAECFALLANPYVLLCFIGIMCHVGIDVGVNASAPTIFMERLGLTTTQASFATSWYFLFRTIGCLSGAYILTKVSPKNFFTLSVLCMVASMAILFFFSDKTMLYTAIALVGFGNSNVFSIIFSQALLQNPTKKNEVSGLMIMGLFGGTVFPFAMGLASDAMNGSQIGALIVLSIGVLYLLLMSTRLKANANS